Within Dermacentor variabilis isolate Ectoservices chromosome 8, ASM5094787v1, whole genome shotgun sequence, the genomic segment atcatcgataacagctcggccagatgggaggcggttctccgcagccctcttcttgctgaccaactctgggctgtccagcaggcccacgatgcggccgagaggctcggctaCAGtaattctagttcactgtaggctcggccttccggttcccacgtgggagcggcccgcttcctgaagactcacgatctgcaggatttaattaaagttttaccataccatgtACCGATTCATTCGCGACTGACAAGAAATGTAAGCTTACGTGTTCTGTTGGAAGTGCCTTTTTGCCGGCTGATGCCTCTCAATCCTGTGGAGACATAAAATATCTGTAGTCATGTTAGAGTACCGTACTCACGAATACCACGGTAACGAAACGCCCAAAACCTGCGAGAGCAGCGCGGCCAGCCGAACCAGCCGCTACAGAAGCGACCATATTGCTCAATACCTAATGAtgatattagttttgattttgaCAGCACCATCTTTCGGTCCTATACTTTacttcacgacgccaccgctactcttatttccgttgcactgcgGAAGGTAAAGTTTCCCTTCTGTATATAGTTGTTATAAGTGTTTTGTGGCTAGAGCCCGATTATTCGCGACTGCACGTAAATGctcgccacctagcggccgcgccgAGAAACAGCCGATCCAGGTTTAGGCTTGCAGCGAAATAGTGTAtgcctcgtagttctcaaatcGTCGTGATGCCGCCACGCGAGCCGACACTTGCGCGGGACCGCGGAGACGTCAGCGTTTTATTAGAAGACGGCTGCGGTAACCGGAAGTCCCGTTCGAACTCGGCTCGACACTGACACTGCGTGCCGGCGTCGACTGGACCCGTCAGAAGAGACTTCACGTAAAGGTGGTCACGTCGGGTTCGTCTAAACGCATACCCACAGATGTTGACGGCGTCTGTTCGCGGGCCTAGCCATTTATATTTTTCGGCACGAATGGCTATACACTGTAGCAGTTGAAAAGACTGAACTTAACAAGCAactctatggtgttgggctgctgagcacgaggtcgcgggatcgaatcccggcgaaaacacccgtgtgcttcgatttaggtgcacgttaaagaaccccaggtggtcaaaatttccggagtcctccactacggcgtgcctcataatcagaaagtggttttggcacgtgaaaccccaaatattattattattattaacaagcAACTGTTACTGAGCCACAAAAACCCAAATGAGGAAGAAATCTGACGTCACATTTAATTGCCGGCGCTGTGGTTTTAGGCGCGAAATTTGTAAACAAAGAATTTTgtgcattttttcttttaatgaccTGCTACCGCGAAATTAATACAGAGTTTTCAATGAAGACTTAGTGTACACACTGAATACGCCAAGAGAACCTTGCAGATAAAGAGTTCGCGATGCAGTCTGACGGGAGTACGGATCGCATTTATTCAAAGCATCTAAAAATCTGAAACAATGTCACTTCTAAAATGAGTGGTGTTTTGTGCAAACAATGGAACGATAATGACTAGACGTGTGAGCAGAGGTGGACATTATGGCATTGGTGGCATGATACGCGGTGCAAAATTACCGCATTAATGCGAATACAGTCGCCTTTCCGAATCGTTGACATTATTAAAGTGAAGAAATCAGTTTGCACCGCAGTGTCCACCTCAGGGATATCTACGCTCGTCTTAGCGGCGGAGAGAACATGTGTGAGGGTGACTGAACTCGAATGAATACGACAGCGGACATGTACGCATGAACACGCAAATAGACACAGCATTTGAAGTTCAATGAAATGAGCACGAGCAGAGACCAGGCCATGTCTCTTTGTCTGAACACTCGGGAAGGTTGCTAAAAACACAGTGGCCAGAAAGGCCCAGATAGTTTCAGGCAGAGTCTAGTACGTTTCGGATCATTTCTCTTGCACCGGCCTCGTCCGTGGACGCAATTTCCTGCACCGTCTCTGTCAGCGCCGGGCTGCCAAAGATGTGCAACAAAGCGTCGGCACAGCGCGCCGCGTACGCGTCGTCGGTCACAAAGTGTGCAGCGCGCGTGAGAAATCCCAAGTTGCGACCAAGAACGTATTCGATGACGAATCTTTCCGCTTCCGCTTTGCCGTCGGCTACCGAAAGGTGAAAACGCACCAAGGTGTCGTTGTGGGTCAAGAATGGAGCGACGCACCGTGCGAACACCTCGTTTTCCGATGTCGACGAGAAGACGAATTTGCACAGCGTGCGGCTATTTCTTATCGCTTCTGCGAGGAACAGGCGATTCGCTTCGCCGAAACGAAAATGGCGCAGTCGCAATGATGCGACGCCCACGTTAGCGAAGGGTGCCTCCAGAAGACCGCTGTGGGACTGGTCTTGGACTAGGATGCAGTTGCTCAGGTCTGGATTTTGACCGCCCATCAGGTCAATTTCCCTCAGCGCGGTTGCCCCGCTCAGATACCTTTGCAGCGAATGCATCGTGGAGACGTCGCCAATGGATTCCTGCGAGAGGTACAGCTGAAGCCTCGTCACATGATAGCAGGAACACACCAGAATGACCGTGTCGCTGAATGTGTCTGCGCTGCAATCCCTGGCGGAACTGAGGGTGACCTGTCGTACCGCTTGCGGACAGTCCTCGAACGCACCGATGACCGCCGCGTCAATCGGGTACTCACCCCTGACACGGACTCGGCCACTCATGCCGGCGTCTTGAATGGCTTGGCAAACCTCGGGAAAATCTTGCGGCTCTATGTCGCTGACCGTGATAGCCTCGAGAGATTCGACGCCAGCGGCGGCTCTGAATAGAGCTTTGCAGTCGCGTGGGGTGAAGCTCTCGAGGCTGAGCGAGAGCGACGCCAGGCTGCCCCGGCGGGCTTTGCGCAGACCCCGAGCCAAGGCGCGCGCGTGCCGAGAGACGGCAGGGCCCGGAGACTCGTCCGccgccgtccagtagcagccgcCGATGTCGAGGTGTCGCAGGTCTGCCTGTCCCACGAGCCGAGCGAACACGTTGGCGCAGCCGGTGTCCAAGGCGAAGCCAACGAGTTCCAGCTTCGAGACGGCACCGTGCATAACGAGCGGAGCGGCGATACACGACAGTTGTCGGCGCGTCTGTCCCGGCTCCGAATCTAAACCCTCGACGTAGAGAGAGCGCAGGGAGACGTTCTTGGCGAGGTAGTGAGTGAAAGCGGACGAGCCATCCTCTTGCAGATAAAGCAAAATGCTGTGGTGCACGGACAAGTGCACAACCGTGCGGTTGCGCATCAGCGCCGACACGACATGCTCGGCTTCCTTGCCTTCCAGCGAGAGTCCGGCTATCGAGAGCGTGGACAGGCCCGTCGTGTCCACGAGCAAGCGGTGGATCGCGTCGACCAGGGTCCGAGGCACCGCGCCAATGTCGGAGACGACCAGCTCCCGCAGCTGCGTCATCGTGCCGACCGCTGCGAACACGTCCTCCTGGATGTACCTGCAGAAGGTAAGCAGCGAACGCGCCTTGGAGTGAGTCGCCCAAGAATAAGTTAAACAAAGTGGGAACCCCGCGACTGCAGTGGGTCCGCGTCTTTATTGCACACGGCGGAGAGCACGGACTAGTGTTCGCTACGTGCAGCTACAGCTCCGTGGTGGGCAGTAACGGCACCGAACGATCCCGCAGCACCTGCGCACGCCGGACCTGATCGGGTGCCTCGACACCAGCGCCGGAGAGACGTGGTATCCTATGCGGGGCCCGTTGCCGTGGTGCCAGTGTTCGAAGGAAATATGCGCACGAGGAGCGGCTGCGTCTTGGTGGGGAGTGCCTAAGCCTAAATTATTCTTCGTACACCGTGGGTGCACCCTGCATGCCGTACGCGCAACGCTCATTTTTGAGTGCCGTACGTGGCTGTCTGCTGTGCTGTGAACATCTGTGTTCGCGATATCTTAACAGTGAAGCAGACAGCCATCCCTTAgccctttcagggtcaattttATTTTCTGCCTATTTAAGGTCTTCCGAGTGACATGCCGAGAAAATATAAGCGAACAAGTTTTAGGCGACAATAAACgaacatatttgtgtgtgtgtgtgtgtgtgtgcgcgcgtgtgcgcgcgcatgtACATTTATTGGCGTATACATGAATAAACTAGCATAAATACTTCGGAAATGTATTTCGCACGACGTATTACGTTTTAAACAGGTTTGACAACTACGGCCCGCGGTACTTTGAAACGTTCCACTTCATTTTCCACTTTTATCACGTGTCGTTCCGAAGGCGCAACGAACCCAGCGAAGACGGCGCTGGAGCGACCCCGAAAATGTCCGAACCAAATGTCGGAGTGCCAGAATGGCAAAATGAAGTGCATCGTCAATTAGCGAATACAACCGCGGGATACGGGTGCGCACCCGTCTGATAAACGTAGCTAGGAACTTGCAGAGATTTGGTTATAGCGAGTCTCAAAAAGAGGTACGCGTTGTAGTATCGCAGGCTTGCGAGCGCTCGCCTGTAATCAAAGTAATCGCATGTTTACGGGAAAGCCATGTGGGCGAGCATCTCGCGGCACAAGGCCTATTGAATGATAAGCGAGACCGAAGCAACTTTTCCAGACATCCTTAGCTCAGAACGACACGCACGAGAATATCCCTTATGAAGTGCGCAGGCGTAAGGCAAGCGGCAGTGAACTCGGCGAAGTGGGATTATAGCCACCAACTACCGCAGTGGGGGCATCCACAATTGAGCGAAGCGGAAAAAGTAATTTTGACGAAAGCGGAGGGGCAGCagcacgttatttttttttcttcccccgaAAGTCACGGAAGGCTGCAGCACACCCGGAGCAACGCCAGGCCCCGCTTCGTTCCAAAAAAGCACGTTATTTCAAACGTTCAGTCGCTGCCGTACACTTACGGCCTCGACCATTTGAGGTTTttttcgaggattgtagcagcggAACTTACGGAACACCGGGCACAGAAAGAACGAATAAACGTGGACGCAACCTATTTGGGGTTCGAGAGTATGAcgaaagcccgtctggtcgggatgatgcatacttaaaaggaagaggtccaaaTTGGTTTAAAATAATTatctattttaaaccattttggtcggtgtcctcTTCCTTTTAACTACTTGGAGTTCGTTTCCG encodes:
- the LOC142589554 gene encoding uncharacterized protein LOC142589554: MFGRPLVNLEQCAPEPRSAPGEDACSEASSRCPILGRLASWNRALWHVGLQLRELTAPGELSLVRVAHEGSGQALHSCQARHLFHVLLTCHRCLVGVELDDLLFQGSGLGEYRVRVIDALRQNTRLRELRLGSLFGDYRYIQEDVFAAVGTMTQLRELVVSDIGAVPRTLVDAIHRLLVDTTGLSTLSIAGLSLEGKEAEHVVSALMRNRTVVHLSVHHSILLYLQEDGSSAFTHYLAKNVSLRSLYVEGLDSEPGQTRRQLSCIAAPLVMHGAVSKLELVGFALDTGCANVFARLVGQADLRHLDIGGCYWTAADESPGPAVSRHARALARGLRKARRGSLASLSLSLESFTPRDCKALFRAAAGVESLEAITVSDIEPQDFPEVCQAIQDAGMSGRVRVRGEYPIDAAVIGAFEDCPQAVRQVTLSSARDCSADTFSDTVILVCSCYHVTRLQLYLSQESIGDVSTMHSLQRYLSGATALREIDLMGGQNPDLSNCILVQDQSHSGLLEAPFANVGVASLRLRHFRFGEANRLFLAEAIRNSRTLCKFVFSSTSENEVFARCVAPFLTHNDTLVRFHLSVADGKAEAERFVIEYVLGRNLGFLTRAAHFVTDDAYAARCADALLHIFGSPALTETVQEIASTDEAGAREMIRNVLDSA